Below is a window of Microbacterium saperdae DNA.
AGGCTGGGCGGAGCTGACCCGGGGGGATCGTCATGACCAGGCCACTCGCAGGGCCACAGACCCTGCTCCGCGCACTCAACGGTCGCGCGATTCTCGAAGCGCTCGCGCGCACCGGCCCGCGCACGCGCGCCGAGCTGATGGCCGCCACCGGGTTGTCCCGCACCGCCGTCACCCAGGTGCTGCGCATGCTCGAGGGAGCGGGTGCCGTGGCGCCGGCGGGGGTCGACCGTGACACCCGCGGTCCTGCCGCGGGTCGAGTCGCGCTGCACCCGCATCTCGGGTTCGCCGCGGCGATCCACGCCGACCACCACGCGGCGCACGTCGTGCTCGTCGATCCGACCGGCGCCGTGCGCGCCGAACTGCATGAGGACTTCCCCCGCGCCGACGACCGCGTCGGCCACATCGCGCGCCTGGTCGATCGCGGCCGACGCGCGGTGAAGGGACCGGTGCACGCGGCGGTCGTCGGCGTGCCGGGCATCGTCACCGCCGACGGCGGCATCCGCAACGACGAAGGCCCGGACGGCGGGGCGTTCCGCTCTGCGCTGACAGCGGCGCTCGGCTGCGAGGTCCGCATCGAGAACGACGTCAACCTCGCGGCTCTCGCCGAGCTCTCCGTCGGCGCGGTCGCCGACCTCTCCAGCTTCGCGCTGCTGCTGCTCGTCGACGACGGACTGGGGGCGGGGATCGTGATCGACGGCGCCCTGCACCGCGGATCCTCCGGGGTGGCCGGCGAGATCATGTACCTGCCGCAGAGTCCGCTGCCGATCGGCGCTCCGGTCGTGAACGACGCCGTGGTGAGCGACCTCGCGCGCGTGTACGACCTCGACCCCGGAGAGCTGCTCGGGGCGCACCTGGAAGCCGCCGCCGGCGGCGACGCGGCGGCGCTGCAACTCGTCGCCGAGCTCGCCAGACGCCTGGTCCTGATCGCCGGCACCATCACGCTCGTGCTCGACCCCGAGGCTTTCATCCTGAGCGGCAGCGCCGCTCATCCGGTCCTCGCCGAGGCGGTCCACCGGGTCGCGGAGGAATACTCCCCGCTGCTGCCCGTGCGGTTCCGTGTGTCGTCCTTCGGCGTCGAAGCGCCGCTGGTCGGCGCGACGGGCGAGGCGGCATCCGCCCTTCGCGCCGCCCTGTTCGCCCGTATCCTCACGCCGGCCGACAAGACCGTACGCTGACCCCACCCGACAGGAGTCGACGATGACTGCCCCTTCCGATCTCGCCGAACGTCTCGGGCTCGCCCCCGGAGCCAGAGCGATCATCCTCAACGCCGACGACTTCGGCATGTGCCACGCGGCCAACACCGCGATCGTCGAGCTGCTGGATGCCGGACGCGTCGACTCCACGACGGTGATGGTCCCGTGCGCCTGGGCGCCGGAGGCGCTGGCGTTCGCCGCCGCGCGCACCGACCTCGACGTCGGCGTGCATCTGGTGCTCACGAGCGAGTGGTCCCGCTACCGCTGGCGTCCGCTCACGGGCACCGCGACGAGCCTGGTCGACGCCGACGGCTACTTCCCGCCCGATGTGGTCGCGGTCGAGCAGCGCGCCGTCACCGAGGAGGTCGCGGCCGAGCTCGCCGCGCAACTGCAGGCCGCGCTCGACGCGGGGGTCGACGTCACGCACCTCGACAACCACATGGGATCCGTCTACGGGCTCGCGACGGGCCGGGACTTCCTCGGTCCGGTCTTCGCGCTCGCCGCCCAGCACGGGCTGCCCTTCCGTCTGCCGCGCAGCATCGACGGCGTCGGCGCCGACCTCGCGATGCAGGCCACGCTGGATCGCGCGGCGGCGACGGCCGACGGGCTGGGAGTCGAGATCATCGACCGTCTCTGGTCGCACCCCTTCGAGCTGGTCGGCGAGGGCACGGACGCCGCCGAGACCTACGAGCAGGTGCGCGACGGCTTCGTCGCCCTGCTGCGTGCGGTCCCCGCCGGCGTCACCGAGATCTATCTGCATCCGATGACCGACACGGAGGAGCTGCGGTCCGCTGTCGACTTCGCCGCCGTCAAGCGGGGCTACGAGCTGCGCCTGCTCTCCGACCCGGTCGTGATTCAGGCGATCGCCGACGAAGGGCTCGTGCGGATCGGCTGGCGCGCGCTCCGCGACCTGCAGCGGGGCACGCGATGACCTCGCTCGCCACGCGCCTGCGCGATCGGCGCCTCGATGCGGCACCGACCAGGGCGCAGTCGATCGCCTTCGGAGCCTCCGGGTTCCCCACCCAGCTCATGGCGCAGACGTTCTCGGCGTTCATCGTCTACTTCTACGTCTCGCACCTCGCGGTGCCCCCGGGGTGGGTGGCCGCGGCGATGATCGCGCACGGCATCCTCAACGCGCTGCTGAACCCTGTCGTCGGCGCGCTGTCGGACCGGATCCGCACCCCCTGGGGCCGCCGCATCCCGTGGATCGGCTTCGGCATCGTGCCGTTGGTGGTCGCCTTCGTGCTGATCTGGACACCGCCCGAGCTGCCGACCGGGGGACTGATCGCGTGGTTCCTCGTCGTCGTCGCGGTCTACGACATCGCTTTCGTGGTCGTGGTGCTCAACATCTCGGCGCTGTTCCCCGAGATCTTCCGCACCACGGAGGAGCGCGCGCGGGGGAACGTTCCCCGGCAGATCTTCGCGATCCTGGGCATGGTGCTCGGCACCGCGGGGGCGCCGCTGCTGTACGAATCGATCGGATGGCCGGGCATGGCGCTCGTGCTGGGCGCGGTGTGTCTCGTGCTGCTGGTCTGGTCGTTCCTCGGCGGCATGATCGAACGTCGTGTGCCCGAGGCGGCCTCCGAGGCGATGCGCTTCCGCGACCAGCTGAAGTACACCTTCGCGAACCGCGCATTCGTGCCGTACGTGCTCGGCTCGCTGTTCGTGCAGACCTCGATCGCGATCATCCTCGCCGCCGTGCCGTTCTACGTGCGCTACTCGCTGCACGCCGCAGAGGGCGAGAGCAGTCTGCTGCTCGGCGCGATCTTCGTCACCGCGATCCCCTCGATCGTGCTGTGGAGCGCGGTCGTCCGCCGCACGACTCCGCGCACGGCCGTGCTGTGGAGCGTGGCCGTGTTCGGCATCGCCGTGCTCGGCTACCTGGTGCCGTCGACCGTGCTCGGCGCGGTGCTCGTGGGCGTCGGCGTGGGTGTCGGTGTCGGCGGTCTGCTGCAGCTCCTCGAGGTGATGCTCGCGCAGATCATCGATGAGGATGCCGTGCGCACGGGCCATCGACGCGAAGGCGCCTACTTCGGAGTGAACGGCTTCGTGGTGCGCGGCTCGGTCGTGCTGCAGGCGATCGTCGCGGCCGTGGTGCTCACGTCATCCGGGTTCGACGCGGCGCTCGAGGACGCGCAGCCCGTGACCGTCGACGGCGGCATCCGGCTCATGCTCGCCGTGATCCCGCTGCTGTTCACGGCACTCGCCTGGCTCTGCTTCTGGATCTACCCGATCCGCAGCCGAGACCTCTGACGCTCAGTCGGCGTTGCGGCGGGCTTCCCAGCCCGTGCGCACCATCTCGTCGACCGTGTAGCGCATGGTCCACTCGAGGTCGCGGGCCGCGAGCTCTCCTGTCGCCACGATCCGGTCGGGGTCTCCGGGGCGACGCGGGCCGATCTCGGGGGTGAAGTCGATGCCGGTCACGCGGGCGACGGCATCCATGATCTGCTTCACGCTCAAGCCGTCGCCCGAGCCGAGGTTGTAGGCGGGCTCGATCGCCTCGCCGGCCGACAGGCGCTTCGCGGCGGCGACGTGAGCGGCGGCGATGTCGCCGACGTGCACGTAGTCGCGCACGTTCGTGCCGTCCTCGGTCGCGTAGTCGTCGCCGAAGATCTTGGGCGTGTTCCCGGCGATCAGTGCTTCGAACACGATCGGGAAGAGGTTGTGCGGGCTGACGTCGTACACGGTCGGGTCTGCGGAGCCGACGACGTTGAAGTAGCGCAGCGAGGTGTGGCGCAGCGGCGTCTCGGAGTCCGCGGTCGCGATGGCCTGGTCGCGCAGCAGCCACTCGCCGATCAGCTTGGACTCGCCATACGGACTGGCGGGCTTCTTCGCGGTGTCTTCGACGACGAGCGCGACATCCGGGGTCCCGAACACCGCGGCGGATGACGAGAACACGATGTTCGCGACGCCGGCGGCCTGCATGGCCTCGAGGATCACACGCGTGCCTTCGACGTTCTGCGCATAGGTGTGCAGCGGGCGCTGCACCGAGACCCCGGCGTACTTGTAACCGGCGACGTGGATCACTCCTTCCGCGTCGTGGTCGCGGAGCGTCTTCTCGACGAGCTCGCGATCGAGGATGCTGCCCTGCACGAACGCCACGCCCTCCGGCACGAATGACGCCACCCCGCTGGAGAGGTCGTCGAGCACGACCGGGGTGAGCCCGGCATCCGCGAGAGCGCGAACCACGTGCGCACCGATGTAGCCGGCTCCGCCGGTGACGATCCAGGACATTGCATTCCTCTCCTGCCGCACCCGAAGGGCGGCTCCGTCTTTCATTCTCTCAGGCGTCGCGGTGCGCGCCGGCGGCCGGGACCACCGTGAACAGGTGCGGGGCGCCGAATCCGGCCTGCGCGAAGGCGTCCTCCACCGCGGCCGACACCGCGTCGACCGCACTCTGCTCGATCAGCGCGATCGCGGCGCCGCCGAATCCGCCGCCGGTCATCCGGGCGCCGATCGCTCCGGCCGCCAGAGCGGCCTCCACCGCGGTGTCGAGCTCGGGCACCGAGATCTCGAAGTCGTCGCGCATCGAGGCGTGCGAGGCGATGAGCAGTTCGCCGATGGCCCGCGCCCCCTGCTCGCGCAGCACGCGCACGGTGTCGAGCACGCGCTGGTTCTCGGTCACGATGTGCCGCACGCGGCGGAACGTGACGTCGTCCATGAGCTCCTCGGCGCGAGGGAGGTCGGCCACCGACACGTCGCGCAGGCTCGAGACGCCCATGACCGCTGCGCCCTTCTCGCACGACGCGCGGCGCTCGCCATAGCCTCCCGTGGAGTGGGCGTGCTTCACGCGCGTGTCCATGACGAGGATCGCGAGGCCGGACGCCGCGGCACCGACCGGCACCGTCTGCGCCTCCAGCGAGCGGCAGTCGAGGAAGATCGCCTCATCCGGCTCGCCGAGCATCGACGCCATCTGATCCATGATCCCGGTCGGCGCTCCGACGGCCTCGTTCTCGGCACGGCGTCCGACGCGGGCGAGCGCCACACGGTCGAGCCCGGCATCCCAGAGGTCGTTCAGAGCGGATGCCGTGGCGCCCTCGATCGCTGCCGAGGAGGAGAGCCCGGCGCCGACGGGCACGTCGGAGGCGATCGCGATGTCGACGCCGTGACCGGAGGCTCCCGCCAGCTGCAGGGCCCAGGCGACGCCCAGGGGGTACGCGGCCCACTCGGGGACAGCGGGCTGCGAGCCCGTGCGGGTGGGGAACAGGGAGACCAGCTCATCGAGTCCGACCTCGACCGCATCATCCGCGAAGGTCGAGGCCACGCGGATGCGTCCGTCATCGCGCGTGCCGACCGCCGCGACCGTGCGGTGCGGAATCGCGAACGGCAGCACGAAGCCCTCGTTGTAGTCGGTGTGCTCGCCGATCAGATTGACGCGACCGGGGGCCGACCACAGTCCGTCCGGCTCGTATCCCGTGAGTGCGCTGAAGAGTGCGCGGGCGCTGTCCTGTGCGGCGGTCATGCGGAGGCCTCCTCGGCGCGGGCGATGGCTTCGCGGATGCGGGCGGCGCCCTGCTCCGGGGTGACCTCGGCGGCCCAGGCCCACATGGCGGCCTCGGAGCCGGCGAGGAACTTGAGCTTGTCTGCGGCCCGACGCGGGCTCGTGAGCTGCAGGTGCAGGCGCACGGTGTCGCGGCCCACGTTCACCGGGGCCTGGTGCCACGCGGCGATGTACGGCGTCGGCGTGTCGTAGAGCGCATCGACGCCGCGCAGCAGACGCAGGTACAGCGGCGCGAGCTCGTCGCGTTCGGCCTCCGACGTCGCCGCGAAGTCGGGAACGTGGCGGTGCGGCATCAGGTGCACCTCCAGGGGCCAGCGGGCCGCGAACGGCACGAAAGCGGTCCAGTGCTCACCGCGGAACACGACACGCTCGGAGGCCTGCTCGAACTCCAGCACGCGGGCGAACAGATCGGGCGCGGTGCGGTCGATCGCCTCGAGCAGACGGGTCGTGCGCGGCGTCACGTAGGGGTAGGCGTAGAGCTGGCCGTGCGGATGCGGCAGGGTCACGCCGATCGCCTCGCCGCGGTTCTCGAACGGGAACACCTGCTCGATGCCCGGCAGCTGCGACAACGCTGCGGTGCGGTCGGCCCAGGCTTCGATCACGGTGCGGGCACGGGTGACGGACTGGGTGCCGAAGGACCCGGAGTGCTCGGGGCTGAAGCACACGACCTCACAGCGTCCGACCGAGGTGCGGGTGCGTCCGAGCCCGAGTGCGGCGAGGTCGTCGAGCCCGCGGGGAGGGTTGCTCGCGGCGGGGGCTGTGCCGAGCGCCTCGGCCAGCGCGGGACCGAACGCAGGGGAGCGGTTCTCGAACACCGCGACGTCGTAGAGCGACGGCACCTCCGACGGGTTCGTCGGGGTCTGCGGCGCGAGCGGGTCGGCGTCGGCGCCGGGCATCATGACGCGGTTCTGGCGGTTCGCGGCGACCGTGATCCAGTCGCCGGTCAGCACGTCGAGGCGCATGGTGGCGGTGTCGGGGCGGGGGTCGAGCGTGCGGGCGTCGACGGCGCGGTCGGGGCCGAGCGTCGAGTCGCGATCGTCGTAGTAGATGATGTCGCGGCCGTCGGACAGCACCGTGGCGCGCTTGACGACACCGCCGCCGAGGGTTTCGGTGCGCATCTCAGGGAGTTCGGGCGTGTTCACGTAAACATGGTACGACTTCGGGCGTGATAACGTCAACATTCCGGAGTCATGGAGAGGGGACGGCAGTGACTGACGACGATCTCGGCCTCGCGCCCGGCCGAGCGCCGCGCCGCCGCCCCGCCACCGGCCGGGTGTCGATGGCCGCTGTGGCCGCACGCGCCGGGGTGTCGGGTCAGACGGTCTCCCGTGTGGTGAACGACAGCCCGCGGGTGGACCCCGCCACGCGTGCCCGGGTCGAGCAGGCGATGTCCGCACTCGGCTACCGTCCGCACCGCGCCGCCCGTGCGCTGCGCACCGGTCGCTCGCAGACCATCGGACTCGTCGTCACGACCCTGGCCACGGTCGGCAACTCCCGCATGCTGCAGGCCACGGCCGAGGCGGCCGCCGAACGCGGGTACGCCCTCACCCTCGTCACGGCGGGGTCGAGCGTGGCCGAGGCCTTCGAGCGGCTCGCCGAGCAGGAGGTCGACGGAGCGATCGTGCTGAACGAGGCATCCGCTCTGGTGCCGGCCGCCGACCGTCCGTCCGGACTCCGTCTGGTCGTGGTCGACGCTCTGGCCGATGCCGGGTTCCACGCCGTGCACAGCGACCACGCCGGGGGTGCCGCGGCCGCGACACGGCATCTGCTCGGTCTCGGGCATGAGGTCGTGCATCATCTCGCGGGCCCCGCCGATTCGTTCGCCGCGACGGAGCGCGAGCGGGGATGGCGTGAGACCCTCACCGCCGCCGGCATCCGCCCGCCCGCCGTGGTGCGGGGAGACTGGAGCGCTGACTCCGGATTCGCCGCGGGCGCGCAGCTCTCCGCCGCGTCTGCGGTCTTCTGCGCGAACGACCAGATGGCGCTCGGGCTGCTCCGCGCCATCGCCGACAGCGGACGGCGGGTTCCGGAGGAGGTCAGCGTCGTCGGCTTCGACGATGTGCCCGACGCGGCGAACTACCGCCCTCCGCTCACCACGATCCGGCAGGATTTCACCGCGCTCGCCCATCGTGCCGTCGCGGCGCTCGTCGCCGACATCGAGGGCGACAGCACCGGGTCGTCGGCGTCGGTCGTCCCCACCGTGCTTCTCGAGCGCGCCAGCACCGCCCGAGGCTGATCTGCCGCACGGCCGCTCCGTTAGGCTCTGGGCTGGGAGGACGCGATGACGCGAGTGGTGCTGGCTCCGGACAGCTTCAAGGGCACGATCACGGCAGCCGACGCGGCGATCGCGCTCGCCGCGGGGTGGGCGTCGGTCGATCAGGGCGCCGAGTTCGTGCACCGGCCGATGGCGGACGGCGGCGAAGGCACGGTCGCCGCGTTCGAGGCGGCGGTCTCGGGTTCCCGGCGCATGCCCGTGACGGTCGACGGCCCTGCGGGAGTCCCGGTCGACACCTTCTGGCTGCTGCTGCCCCCGACCGACGATGCGCCGAACGGGACGGCGGTGGTCGACCTCGGTTCCACCTCGGGCATCGAACTGCTCGACGAGTTGCGTCCCTGGGATGCCGACACCTCCGGCTTCGGGCAGGCCATCGTGGCGGCCCTCGACCACGGCGTCTCGCGGCTCGTGCTCGGCATCGGCTCGAGCGCGTCGACCGACGGCGGCACCGGGATGCTCGCCGCGCTCGGTGCGCGGTTCCTCGACGTGGAAGGTGTCCCGGTCGCGCGTGGTGCGCGGGGGCTCGCGCACATCGCGGCCGTCGACCTCGGTGCGCTGCGCCCTGCGCCCGAGGTGCGAGTGCTCACCGATGTCACGAACCCGTTGACGGGCCCGCGGGGCGCCGCCGCCGTGTTCGGCCCCCAGAAGGGGCTCGTGGACGAGGTCGACAGCGCGCGCGTCGACGACGATCTGGTCCGACTCGCGGCACTGCTCGAGCTCGACGCCGCGCTCCCCGGGGTCGGTGCTGCCGGCGGAACCGGCGGCGCGCTGGTGGTGTGGGGCGGTGTGCTCGCGCCCGGCGCAGCCGAGGTGGCGGAACTCATCGGGCTCGCCGCCGCCATCGCCGACGCGGACGTCGTCATCACGGGCGAAGGCTCCTACGACGGACAGTCCGGTGACGGCAAGGTGCCCTCGTTCCTGGCGTCCCTTGCGGTCGACGCAGGAGCGCGGGCGATGCTGGCCGCCGGTCGCATCACAGCGGATTCCGACACGTCATTGTTCGCGGCATCCGCATCGCTCACCGACCTCGCCGGCTCCTCCGCCGCGGCCCTCGCCGAGCCGGCGCAGTGGTTGCGCGCGGCCGGGGCCGCTCTCGCCCGATCCGCGCGCTGACCCGCCTCGGGCGCGCATCCGATCCGACACCCGGGAAAAGAACGCGCCGGTAGCGCACAGCCTGCGCAGGCCACCAGGGCCGCATTGCCGCCGTCGCCGCGGAGCGTGCCTGTGATCGCCCGTGATCCTGGGGATGCGCCCAGGATGC
It encodes the following:
- a CDS encoding ROK family transcriptional regulator, whose translation is MTRPLAGPQTLLRALNGRAILEALARTGPRTRAELMAATGLSRTAVTQVLRMLEGAGAVAPAGVDRDTRGPAAGRVALHPHLGFAAAIHADHHAAHVVLVDPTGAVRAELHEDFPRADDRVGHIARLVDRGRRAVKGPVHAAVVGVPGIVTADGGIRNDEGPDGGAFRSALTAALGCEVRIENDVNLAALAELSVGAVADLSSFALLLLVDDGLGAGIVIDGALHRGSSGVAGEIMYLPQSPLPIGAPVVNDAVVSDLARVYDLDPGELLGAHLEAAAGGDAAALQLVAELARRLVLIAGTITLVLDPEAFILSGSAAHPVLAEAVHRVAEEYSPLLPVRFRVSSFGVEAPLVGATGEAASALRAALFARILTPADKTVR
- a CDS encoding polysaccharide deacetylase family protein; the encoded protein is MTAPSDLAERLGLAPGARAIILNADDFGMCHAANTAIVELLDAGRVDSTTVMVPCAWAPEALAFAAARTDLDVGVHLVLTSEWSRYRWRPLTGTATSLVDADGYFPPDVVAVEQRAVTEEVAAELAAQLQAALDAGVDVTHLDNHMGSVYGLATGRDFLGPVFALAAQHGLPFRLPRSIDGVGADLAMQATLDRAAATADGLGVEIIDRLWSHPFELVGEGTDAAETYEQVRDGFVALLRAVPAGVTEIYLHPMTDTEELRSAVDFAAVKRGYELRLLSDPVVIQAIADEGLVRIGWRALRDLQRGTR
- a CDS encoding MFS transporter; the protein is MTSLATRLRDRRLDAAPTRAQSIAFGASGFPTQLMAQTFSAFIVYFYVSHLAVPPGWVAAAMIAHGILNALLNPVVGALSDRIRTPWGRRIPWIGFGIVPLVVAFVLIWTPPELPTGGLIAWFLVVVAVYDIAFVVVVLNISALFPEIFRTTEERARGNVPRQIFAILGMVLGTAGAPLLYESIGWPGMALVLGAVCLVLLVWSFLGGMIERRVPEAASEAMRFRDQLKYTFANRAFVPYVLGSLFVQTSIAIILAAVPFYVRYSLHAAEGESSLLLGAIFVTAIPSIVLWSAVVRRTTPRTAVLWSVAVFGIAVLGYLVPSTVLGAVLVGVGVGVGVGGLLQLLEVMLAQIIDEDAVRTGHRREGAYFGVNGFVVRGSVVLQAIVAAVVLTSSGFDAALEDAQPVTVDGGIRLMLAVIPLLFTALAWLCFWIYPIRSRDL
- the galE gene encoding UDP-glucose 4-epimerase GalE, translated to MSWIVTGGAGYIGAHVVRALADAGLTPVVLDDLSSGVASFVPEGVAFVQGSILDRELVEKTLRDHDAEGVIHVAGYKYAGVSVQRPLHTYAQNVEGTRVILEAMQAAGVANIVFSSSAAVFGTPDVALVVEDTAKKPASPYGESKLIGEWLLRDQAIATADSETPLRHTSLRYFNVVGSADPTVYDVSPHNLFPIVFEALIAGNTPKIFGDDYATEDGTNVRDYVHVGDIAAAHVAAAKRLSAGEAIEPAYNLGSGDGLSVKQIMDAVARVTGIDFTPEIGPRRPGDPDRIVATGELAARDLEWTMRYTVDEMVRTGWEARRNAD
- the galK gene encoding galactokinase; protein product: MTAAQDSARALFSALTGYEPDGLWSAPGRVNLIGEHTDYNEGFVLPFAIPHRTVAAVGTRDDGRIRVASTFADDAVEVGLDELVSLFPTRTGSQPAVPEWAAYPLGVAWALQLAGASGHGVDIAIASDVPVGAGLSSSAAIEGATASALNDLWDAGLDRVALARVGRRAENEAVGAPTGIMDQMASMLGEPDEAIFLDCRSLEAQTVPVGAAASGLAILVMDTRVKHAHSTGGYGERRASCEKGAAVMGVSSLRDVSVADLPRAEELMDDVTFRRVRHIVTENQRVLDTVRVLREQGARAIGELLIASHASMRDDFEISVPELDTAVEAALAAGAIGARMTGGGFGGAAIALIEQSAVDAVSAAVEDAFAQAGFGAPHLFTVVPAAGAHRDA
- the galT gene encoding galactose-1-phosphate uridylyltransferase codes for the protein MRTETLGGGVVKRATVLSDGRDIIYYDDRDSTLGPDRAVDARTLDPRPDTATMRLDVLTGDWITVAANRQNRVMMPGADADPLAPQTPTNPSEVPSLYDVAVFENRSPAFGPALAEALGTAPAASNPPRGLDDLAALGLGRTRTSVGRCEVVCFSPEHSGSFGTQSVTRARTVIEAWADRTAALSQLPGIEQVFPFENRGEAIGVTLPHPHGQLYAYPYVTPRTTRLLEAIDRTAPDLFARVLEFEQASERVVFRGEHWTAFVPFAARWPLEVHLMPHRHVPDFAATSEAERDELAPLYLRLLRGVDALYDTPTPYIAAWHQAPVNVGRDTVRLHLQLTSPRRAADKLKFLAGSEAAMWAWAAEVTPEQGAARIREAIARAEEASA
- a CDS encoding LacI family DNA-binding transcriptional regulator; protein product: MAAVAARAGVSGQTVSRVVNDSPRVDPATRARVEQAMSALGYRPHRAARALRTGRSQTIGLVVTTLATVGNSRMLQATAEAAAERGYALTLVTAGSSVAEAFERLAEQEVDGAIVLNEASALVPAADRPSGLRLVVVDALADAGFHAVHSDHAGGAAAATRHLLGLGHEVVHHLAGPADSFAATERERGWRETLTAAGIRPPAVVRGDWSADSGFAAGAQLSAASAVFCANDQMALGLLRAIADSGRRVPEEVSVVGFDDVPDAANYRPPLTTIRQDFTALAHRAVAALVADIEGDSTGSSASVVPTVLLERASTARG
- a CDS encoding glycerate kinase, translated to MTRVVLAPDSFKGTITAADAAIALAAGWASVDQGAEFVHRPMADGGEGTVAAFEAAVSGSRRMPVTVDGPAGVPVDTFWLLLPPTDDAPNGTAVVDLGSTSGIELLDELRPWDADTSGFGQAIVAALDHGVSRLVLGIGSSASTDGGTGMLAALGARFLDVEGVPVARGARGLAHIAAVDLGALRPAPEVRVLTDVTNPLTGPRGAAAVFGPQKGLVDEVDSARVDDDLVRLAALLELDAALPGVGAAGGTGGALVVWGGVLAPGAAEVAELIGLAAAIADADVVITGEGSYDGQSGDGKVPSFLASLAVDAGARAMLAAGRITADSDTSLFAASASLTDLAGSSAAALAEPAQWLRAAGAALARSAR